A stretch of DNA from Alicyclobacillus acidocaldarius subsp. acidocaldarius Tc-4-1:
TGCGGCCTTTGCGGTGGATCCACAGGCGCTTCTCGATCTCGGCATCCTGTCGCGGCCCTTCGCGGAATTGCGCCGGGCGTTTGTGGCGCGCATCGCGCCCACGCTCTCGAAGGCCGGGCTGCCGGTGGATCGCGTCGAGGCCGTGATCGCCGCACACGCAGGCGAACGCGCGCGGCCCATCGCGCCGGTGGACGATTCGATGGAACTCCTCGCGACGATGAACGGCGTGCGCAGCCTCGGCGCCGCCACCTGGTGAGGAGGGATGCGCGTGACCATCCGCTCGATGTCTGAGGAGGCGGTCTGGCAGGCGCTCGCCTGCGTGCCGGATCCCGAGTTGCCCGTGGTGAGCGTGATCGATCTCGGCATGGTGAAATCGGTGTCGGTGGACCATCGCGTCGCGCGCGTGGAGCTCATCCCCACGTTTCTGGGCTGTCCGGCGCTGGGCTGGATTGCAGACAAGGTGAGGGCAGCCTTGGCGGAGCAGGGGTTTGAGGCTGAGGTGGCGTTTGCGCTCGACGTGATCTGGGACCCAAGCCGCATCACGCCGGACGGGATCGACAAGCTGCGCCAGATGGGTGTGGCGGTCCCGGTGAAGAGCGACGCCGCGCCCGTCGCATGTCCGTACTGCGGCGCGCGCGACACCGACATTGAGAGCTTGTTCGGCCCAACGCCGTGCCGCGCCGTCTACTACTGCCGAGCTTGTCGCCAGCCGTTTGAGGCGATGAAGCCGTAAACGGAGGAGAACCAAACAGCCGTTCGCGCCTTGATGGAAGCGCTTGCATCGCGTCGGCCGCATGCGTGCCGATAGGAACAGGAGGCGAATGCCGGTGGCCATGATGTATCAGCCCGAGTTGGAGACCATGTCCCGCGCGGATTTGGAGGCACTGCAGCTTGCGCGACTCCGCGCGATGCTAGAGCGGGTCTACGCGCGGGTGCCGTTTTATCGCGCTCGCTTCGACGAGGCGGGCGTGAAGCCGTCCGACTTGCACACGCTCGCCGATCTAGCGCGATTTCCCTTCACGCGCAAGCAGGACTTGCGCGATCACTATCCGCTCGGCCTGCTGGCCGTGGATAAACGCGAAGTGGCGCGCATCCACGGCTCGTCTGGCACGAAAGGCAAGCCGACGCTCGTCGCCTACACCCAGGGCGATCTCGGCCGATGGAGCGAGATCGTCGCGAGGTCCATCGTGACGGCGGGCGGCAGGCCTGGCGACGTGTTTCACGTCATCTACGGATACGGCCTGTTCACGGGCGGGCTCGGCTTCCACTACGGCGCGGAGCGGCTGGGCATGACCGTGGTGCCCGTCTCGGGCGGCCAGACGGCTCGCCAGGTGACGCTGATGGAGGATCTGCGGCCGCGCGGGATTGCGGGCACGCCGTCGTATTGCCTGACCATCGCCGAACATATGCGGGCAGAGGGGAAGGATCCGCGCGCCATCGGGATCCAGTACGGCATCTTCGGGGCGGAGCCTTGGACGGAGGAGATGCGGCAGAAACTCGAGGACGCCTATGGGCTCAAGGCGATGGACGTGTACGGGCTGTCGGAGGTCATTGGGCCTGGCGTTGGGATTGAGTGCATCGACGCGCAGGAAGGGCTCCACATCGCGGAGGACCACTTTCTCGTCGAGGTCATCGATCCAGAGACGCTCGAGCCTGTGCCACCCGGCACCTACGGAGAGCTGGTGTTTACCACGCTCACGAAGGAGGCTATGCCCGTCGTGCGCTACCGCACGGGCGACGTGGCGGCCCTCATCCCCGAGCCATGTCGGTGCGGCCGCACGCACGCGCGGATGACGCGCATCAAGGGGCGGATCGACGACATGCTCGTCGTGCGCGGGGTGAACGTGTTTCCTTCGGAAATTGAGGCGGTCCTATTCGCCACCGAGGGGCTTTCGCCGCACTACCAGATTGTGGTGGAGCGTGAGAGCGGTTTGGATCGGCTGACCGTGCTCGTCGAGCCCGACGTGGTGTGGGCGCGACAGGCGGGCGATGCGGCCGAACCGGGCGTCGAGCAGGCCCTGTGCGCCCGCGTCGCCTCGAGGCTGCGGGACGTCCTTGGGCTCAGCACGGACGTGCGTGCGGTGCCTACGGGCAGCTTGCCGCGCAGCGAGGGCAAGGCCGTGCGGGTGGTCGATCGCCGGCACGTGTACGCGTGACGCGTGCGAAACGCCCGGGCATCCATTTCCTATGCGAGAAAGGAAGAGTTGAGAGGTATGATCAAATTGATTGCGCTTTACAAAAAGCCCGCGGACGTGGAGGCGTTCGAGGCGCATTATCGCGAAGTGCATCTGCCGCTGGTGGAAAAGGTGCCAGGGCTCGTGCGCGCCGAGGTGACGCGCATCAAGTCCGACGCCATGGGTGGCGAGGCGCCTTACTATCTCATGGCGGAGATGTACTTCGAGAACGAGGAGACGTTCAGGCAGGCCATGAAATCGCCGGAGAACAAGGCCGCGGCGAAGGACGTCATGAGCTTCGCGGGCGACATCGTCACGATGATGGTCGGCCAGGTCGACGAGGGGTGACGCTCGGGGCGGAGGTGAAGGCGATGCGCGAAGGGCTGGCGCCAGGTCAACAGAAGTCGTGGGAGATCACGGTGACCGAGGACATGTGTCCTTCGTTCCTTGGAAAGCGCGTACATCCCGTGCTGTCGACGGCGACCATGATCTCGTACATGGAATGGGTGGCTCGGCGAACCATCCTCGACTACCTTGAAGACGGCGAGGAAGGCATCGGCCACAGCGTGTCCGTGCGGCATCTGGCGCCCGCGCCCGTCGGCAAGCGCGTCTCGTTTTACGCCGAGGTGACGCGCGTGGAGGGTCCGAGAGTGGACTGCCGCGTCTGGGCGGAACACGACAAGGCCCGCATTGGCGAGGGCGAGGTCGTGCAGTACATCTTGCCGAAGGCGAAGATCGAGGCGCGTATTCGGGCGATGGCGTGACGGCGTGGGCCGAACAGAGAAGGGAGATCGACATGACAGACACCCGGAAGATGTACATCGGTGGGGAATGGGTGGATTCGATTTCGGGGGAATCGCTGGAGGTGAGAAATCCCGCGACTGGCGAGGTGGTGGGACGCGCGGCATTCGGGGATCATCGCGACGCGCTCCGCGCCATCGACGCGGCGCACGCGGCGTTCCCGGAGTGGAGCCGGCTTTTGGCGAGAGAGCGCTCCCGCTACCTGTATCGTTTGTACGAGCTCGTGTATGAGCATCGGAATGAGCTCGCGGAGCTCGTGTCGGCCGAGATGGGTAAGCCCGTCCGCGAGGCGAAGGGAGAAGTGGTCGGTTCGGCCGACTACTTCCTGT
This window harbors:
- a CDS encoding phenylacetate--CoA ligase family protein codes for the protein MMYQPELETMSRADLEALQLARLRAMLERVYARVPFYRARFDEAGVKPSDLHTLADLARFPFTRKQDLRDHYPLGLLAVDKREVARIHGSSGTKGKPTLVAYTQGDLGRWSEIVARSIVTAGGRPGDVFHVIYGYGLFTGGLGFHYGAERLGMTVVPVSGGQTARQVTLMEDLRPRGIAGTPSYCLTIAEHMRAEGKDPRAIGIQYGIFGAEPWTEEMRQKLEDAYGLKAMDVYGLSEVIGPGVGIECIDAQEGLHIAEDHFLVEVIDPETLEPVPPGTYGELVFTTLTKEAMPVVRYRTGDVAALIPEPCRCGRTHARMTRIKGRIDDMLVVRGVNVFPSEIEAVLFATEGLSPHYQIVVERESGLDRLTVLVEPDVVWARQAGDAAEPGVEQALCARVASRLRDVLGLSTDVRAVPTGSLPRSEGKAVRVVDRRHVYA
- the paaD gene encoding 1,2-phenylacetyl-CoA epoxidase subunit PaaD, translated to MRVTIRSMSEEAVWQALACVPDPELPVVSVIDLGMVKSVSVDHRVARVELIPTFLGCPALGWIADKVRAALAEQGFEAEVAFALDVIWDPSRITPDGIDKLRQMGVAVPVKSDAAPVACPYCGARDTDIESLFGPTPCRAVYYCRACRQPFEAMKP
- a CDS encoding thioesterase family protein: MREGLAPGQQKSWEITVTEDMCPSFLGKRVHPVLSTATMISYMEWVARRTILDYLEDGEEGIGHSVSVRHLAPAPVGKRVSFYAEVTRVEGPRVDCRVWAEHDKARIGEGEVVQYILPKAKIEARIRAMA
- a CDS encoding EthD family reductase; the protein is MIKLIALYKKPADVEAFEAHYREVHLPLVEKVPGLVRAEVTRIKSDAMGGEAPYYLMAEMYFENEETFRQAMKSPENKAAAKDVMSFAGDIVTMMVGQVDEG